One region of Phragmites australis chromosome 18, lpPhrAust1.1, whole genome shotgun sequence genomic DNA includes:
- the LOC133899346 gene encoding uncharacterized protein LOC133899346, with the protein MTSSSSAAAAAILPAPSSTLSPHAAPFTLPARPVCTPPGGRLDGDASRLIDDNFVLNGEDKKSYLVSPAVYFGMKSSDAAYPTPTGTHGIHQSHPSLSSGVRVNVYPSSTSSTSGVVSEPSATMASDLRKQPIPLTSGKGRNGCKYTRVTIRSPPNKATETNIIGFGSISKLAIRENDECNKESGKDISFHRNLEVSNSANDNDTAQGTMILSKELNSDFTVKPLHIPSTCASSCVSVADDVNPDPSECSVDSPCWRGASASRVSSCDFLQISAAQSIKQKLVEFEAGGEQSSSTVQHYEAPTELQNLVACNSKQNHSQHNVELGLPKKSGDLDTNLAKDPHGEEIKLAKHGAEKCITEQKHCLDVRDNCMKRSGLNTAAPDFIPSSIRKSNAGNGSCSSTGMNISGILKAIDSLSGVLQNNYSDEIELEEHDHSLLRSVIENLQSYLDKARKGPVKGTSDKAVLKGQNAVSKSVAENYNGSYTADNGKGIIISNLADSSHLLHDFGKNSLKGYQPSPNNFPKEFFCEEDHSQVLVYKSLWIDAERVNCELKYQLKQIHMEIDLDSSMAHIGGPRNPSLQLCDMDTDLRNSYGSAITSPPMLKDHPGARKSQNLLYAGDCIQSGDNSVLSRSKGYITVPKNIQSEKFLSGLEETGVRRRAHSGLQLAPNRSHRGLDSSTSDGVSSLSHITGRDDISRGSCELGWSDWEHVLKDEFA; encoded by the exons atgacctcctcctcgtccgccgccgctgccgccattcTCCCAGCCCCGTCGTCCACGCTCTCCCCGCACGCTGCTCCCTTCACCCTCCCCGCGCGCCCGGTCTGCACCCCTCCCGGGGGGCGCCTGGATG GTGATGCTTCTAGGTTGATTGATGATAACTTTGTGTTGAATGGAGAAGATAAAAAATCATACTTGGTGTCGCCGGCAGTGTACTTTGGGATGAAATCGTCCGACGCTGCTTATCCAACTCCAACCGGTACACATGGAATACACCAAAGTCATCCAAGTTTGTCATCTGGAGTTCGTGTCAATGTCTATCCATCCTCAACTTCTTCTACATCTGGGGTAGTTTCAGAACCATCAGCCACGATGGCTTCTGATTTGAGGAAGCAACCGATTCCCTTGACCTCAGGGAAGGGAAGGAATGGATGCAAATATACAAGAGTGACGATAAGAAGTCCTCCAAATAAAGCTACAGAAACTAACATCATCGGTTTCGGTTCTATAAGCAAATTGGCTATAAGAGAAAATGATGAATGCAATAAAGAGTCTGGGAAAGATATCTCTTTCCACAGAAATTTAGAAGTCAGTAATTCTGCTAATGACAATGACACTGCACAAGGCACCATGATTCTCTCCAAAGAGCTAAATTCTGACTTCACTGTCAAGCCTCTTCATATTCCATCTACATGTGCTAGCTCATGTGTTTCAGTGGCTGATGATGTAAATCCAGATCCATCAGAGTGTTCTGTGGATTCACCATGCTGGCGAGGAGCTTCAGCTTCTCGTGTTTCTTCATGCGATTTTCTTCAAATATCAGCTGCCCAGTCGATTAAACAAAAGTTAGTGGAATTTGAAGCAGGAGGGGAACAAAGCTCTAGCACTGTTCAACATTATGAGGCTCCGACTGAGCTTCAAAATTTGGTTGCTTGCAACAGTAAGCAAAACCATTCACAACACAATGTTGAATTGGGTTTGCCAAAGAAATCTGGAGACCTTGACACAAACTTGGCAAAAGATCCCCATGGGGAGGAGATTAAGCTTGCAAAACACGGGGCAGAAAAATGTATCACAGAGCAGAAACACTGTTTGGATGTGAGAGATAATTGCATGAAGCGATCTGGCCTAAACACTGCTGCTCCTGATTTTATTCCGTCATCAATCAGGAAATCAAATGCTGGCAATG GTTCCTGTTCTTCAACTGGAATGAACATATCAGGAATTCTGAAGGCGATCGATAGTCTATCGGGGGTGCTACAGAATAATTATTCTGATGAAATTGAGCTAGAGGAGCATGATCACAGCCTCCTTCGATCAGTAATTGAGAATCTTCAGAGTTACCTTGATAAAGCAAGAAAG GGTCCTGTTAAAGGCACTTCTGACAAGGCAGTACTAAAGGGCCAGAATGCAGTTTCAAAATCTGTTGCTGAAAACTACAATGGTAGTTACACTGCAGATAACGGAAAAGGCATAATTATTTCTAATCTTGCTGATTCTAGTCATTTGCTCCATGACTTTGGGAAAAATAGCTTGAAAGGGTACCAG CCTTCACCTAACAATTTTCCGAAGGAGTTCTTTTGCGAGGAGGATCACTCGCAGGTTCTTGTCTATAAGAGTTTGTGGATTGATGCAGAACGTGTAAATTGCGAGTTGAAGTATCAACTGAAACAAATTCATATGGAAATTGACCTAGATTCCAGCATGGCTCATATTGGTGGTCCAAGAAACCCTTCTTTACAGCTATGTGATATGGATACAGATCTGAGAAATTCTTATGGATCTGCCATAACTTCCCCACCGATGCTCAAGGACCATCCTGGAGCAAGAAAGAGTCAAAACCTCCTTTATGCTGGTGACTGCATTCAGTCAGGAGACAACAGTGTTCTATCAAGATCAAAAGGCTACATCACTGTGCCAAAGAATATTCAGAGTGAAAAATTCCTGTCAGGCTTGGAAGAAACTGGTGTCCGGCGACGTGCGCATTCTGGTCTGCAGCTGGCACCAAATCGATCTCACAGGGGGTTGGACTCGAGCACTTCGGATGGAGTGTCATCACTCTCACATATCACTGGAAGGGATGACATTTCGCGTGGCAGTTGTGAGCTTGGATGGTCAGATTGGGAGCATGTGCTGAAGGATGAATTCGCCTGA
- the LOC133899438 gene encoding uncharacterized protein LOC133899438: protein MTNIDWGLLMVKAEEEYEMEKAIANDEMIAHAVHEEELISQVEGMMEAIVSDEAIAHLLAAEVKMGGDSDTDDSEEEEDEEMGGDSDMTDEEEDEDEDMGGDSDVTDDDRRRRRRRRMRCATPT from the coding sequence ATGACTAACATCGATTGGGGCCTCTTGATGGTGAAGGCAGAGGAGGAGTATGAGATGGAGAAAGCGATTGCCAACGATGAGATGATCGCTCACGCTGTCCATGAGGAGGAACTCATAAGCCAAGTCGAGGGAATGATGGAGGCCATTGTTAGTGATGAGGCCATCGCACACCTCTTGGCAGCAGAGGTGAAGATGGGCGGTGACTCCGACACTGATGacagtgaggaggaggaggatgaggagatgggcgGCGACTCTGACATGactgacgaggaggaggatgaggatgaggatatgGGCGGTGACTCCGATGTGACTGACGacgacaggaggaggaggaggaggaggaggatgagatgtGCGACTCCGACATGA